The following coding sequences lie in one Eriocheir sinensis breed Jianghai 21 chromosome 19, ASM2467909v1, whole genome shotgun sequence genomic window:
- the LOC127000656 gene encoding uncharacterized protein LOC127000656 isoform X1 — translation MASLARVLLAVGLLAVVGAAPQLRPSHPLSDTHETDAPQEETLAIEHGFAESEGTDEGSENVHGIEEDTESVPEEAFGTQNDFEPYEATPTITEKVHSNYNPGHSFGFESHHASNSDAFDPSPSFPQHHDSLPAGPTFGYDAA, via the exons ATGGCTTCCCTCGCTCGA GTTCTCCTCGCAGTTGGGCTTCTGGCGGTGGTCGGTGCCGCTCCTCAACTCAGGCCTTCCCACCCTCTGAGCGACACCCACGAGACTGACGCGCCACAGGAGGAAACACTGGCTATCGAGCACGGGTTTGCAGAGTCTGAAGGCACCGACGAGGGCAGCGAGAACGTTCACGGCATCGAAGAGGACACAGAAAGTGTCCCTGAGGAGGCTTTCGGCACCCAGAACGACTTCGAACCCTACGAG GCAACACCCACCATCACGGAAAAGGTCCATTCCAACTACAACCCCGGACACTCCTTTGGCTTCGAGAGTCACCACGCCAGTAACAGCGACGCCTTCGACCCCTCTCCATCATTCCCTCAGCATCATGACAGCCTCCCCGCCGGCCCAACCTTCGGCTATGACGCAGCCTAA